From the Candidatus Woesearchaeota archaeon genome, one window contains:
- a CDS encoding glycosyltransferase family 39 protein, with translation MTLLDRWRNLGKHDKAAAIVILVFSAIVLPLAAIHQVSGDACWHLSAARFMAAEHKIPLNEGLGREGAFWPPPLFHGIAAAAMILSGKAGQFLAKMISPLSSILTLIFAYRVFKKITKEGIALYALVFLAFTPMFIDYSIYSYVEALMLLFVVLSVYYALKNKVWPSAVFVGLGILTKYNAGFILPVLAFIIYNNDMENRQSRGTALWHMVVLCILPLLVALPWLIRNWINLGNPVWPFLNAFFQGAPYPILGSGFDLSNLIDPRLPSRSYLAFFGVPEGNPANLSFAGIPYMNIMLALWIGGTILFLAPLFFSSGFRDKASKKLAWIWVLSYFVLYLVYVVTADISVMRTFLPAVPALAIFWAYGFGNLMAMLEKARNHKFLLLGRKLGPGTIAFILLGLIIAGFIIAASVKILVADKAWGRYAEDFEWAQKNTPANALFMAGGQCTAYNLDRLTIQPAEADALGADYLFVNQGFALDNKVKISQEMLDEIEASGNIFQLAYSNPSTGTRIFKNEMQ, from the coding sequence ATGACACTGCTCGACAGGTGGAGAAATCTGGGAAAGCATGACAAGGCAGCAGCGATTGTTATCCTTGTTTTCAGCGCCATTGTCCTGCCATTGGCTGCAATCCACCAGGTGTCAGGGGATGCATGCTGGCACCTTTCTGCAGCAAGGTTTATGGCGGCAGAGCACAAAATCCCGCTCAATGAGGGGTTGGGGAGGGAAGGTGCATTCTGGCCGCCGCCATTGTTCCACGGCATTGCTGCCGCGGCTATGATTCTCTCAGGCAAGGCCGGGCAGTTCCTGGCGAAAATGATATCCCCCTTATCATCTATCTTGACATTAATCTTCGCATACAGGGTATTCAAGAAAATAACAAAGGAGGGTATTGCCCTTTATGCATTGGTGTTTCTTGCATTCACCCCTATGTTCATTGATTACAGCATATACAGCTATGTCGAGGCATTAATGCTGCTTTTTGTTGTTTTGAGCGTTTATTATGCATTGAAAAACAAGGTTTGGCCCAGCGCGGTTTTTGTTGGATTGGGCATCCTTACAAAATATAATGCAGGGTTTATCCTGCCTGTCCTGGCATTCATAATATACAACAATGATATGGAGAACAGGCAATCCAGGGGCACTGCGCTTTGGCACATGGTTGTGCTTTGCATTTTGCCATTGCTGGTTGCACTGCCATGGCTCATTAGAAACTGGATCAACCTTGGCAATCCGGTTTGGCCGTTCCTGAATGCATTTTTCCAAGGCGCCCCCTACCCGATACTTGGCAGCGGCTTTGACCTTTCCAACCTTATTGACCCGAGATTGCCGTCGAGAAGCTATTTGGCATTCTTTGGAGTGCCGGAAGGAAATCCGGCAAATCTTTCTTTTGCGGGCATCCCTTACATGAACATAATGCTGGCATTGTGGATAGGCGGAACCATTCTGTTCCTGGCTCCGCTGTTCTTTAGCAGTGGCTTCCGGGACAAGGCAAGCAAAAAGCTGGCTTGGATTTGGGTATTGTCCTATTTTGTTTTGTATCTTGTTTATGTTGTGACTGCAGACATTTCAGTTATGCGGACTTTCTTGCCCGCAGTCCCGGCGCTTGCAATTTTTTGGGCATATGGATTTGGAAATCTCATGGCAATGCTGGAAAAGGCCAGGAATCACAAATTCCTCTTGCTGGGCAGAAAACTAGGCCCAGGCACAATTGCATTTATTTTGCTTGGCTTGATTATTGCAGGCTTCATAATCGCGGCATCGGTCAAGATATTAGTGGCTGATAAGGCATGGGGCCGTTATGCAGAGGATTTTGAGTGGGCGCAGAAAAATACACCTGCAAATGCCCTGTTCATGGCAGGAGGCCAGTGCACTGCATACAATCTGGACAGGCTGACAATCCAGCCAGCAGAGGCTGATGCATTGGGTGCGGATTATCTTTTTGTCAACCAGGGCTTTGCACTGGACAATAAGGTGAAAATCAGCCAGGAAATGCTTGATGAAATAGAGGCATCCGGCAATATTTTTCAATTGGCTTATTCCAATCCTTCTACAGGCACCAGGATTTTTAAGAATGAAATGCAATAA
- a CDS encoding glycosyltransferase family 4 protein, protein MKIAILTPTFSHFSGIDRVVEMQAGDFVKKGHEVTIFTLISSIASNGFKVVELGMPKTPFRQRIYRLFFSLMPARIREYAQMLKGYDRIISHFYPMDLIAIKAKEMYGIKYIAFNHGICFPHLFSNPLEQMYMSMFKYFSNQAIKEADEVFSVSQFLADELHRDTGVQSKVVHNRIDKKKFHPGIDGSNVRKKHHLKNEPVILFVGRLSPHKGVHLLIQAMKIVNENRSNAKLIIVGKPTFEGYYGRLKALSGRNTIFAGFIDDNELPQYYASCDVYATASLWEGFDIPVAEAQACGKPVVAFDIGSHREVVKNGKLVKEGETRKFAKAILDLIK, encoded by the coding sequence ATGAAAATCGCAATATTGACTCCGACATTCTCGCATTTCTCAGGGATAGACAGGGTAGTGGAGATGCAGGCCGGGGATTTTGTCAAGAAAGGCCATGAGGTTACAATATTCACGCTCATCTCCTCAATTGCGTCGAATGGCTTCAAGGTTGTTGAGCTGGGAATGCCGAAAACGCCATTCAGGCAGAGGATTTATCGCCTTTTTTTCTCGCTCATGCCTGCCCGCATCAGGGAATATGCGCAAATGCTGAAAGGCTATGACAGGATAATAAGCCATTTTTATCCAATGGACCTTATTGCAATAAAAGCCAAAGAGATGTATGGGATAAAGTATATTGCGTTCAACCATGGAATTTGCTTTCCGCACCTTTTTTCCAACCCGCTTGAGCAGATGTACATGAGCATGTTCAAGTATTTTTCAAACCAGGCAATAAAGGAAGCGGATGAAGTCTTTTCAGTGAGCCAGTTCCTTGCTGATGAATTGCACAGGGACACAGGAGTGCAAAGCAAGGTTGTCCATAACAGGATAGACAAGAAAAAATTCCATCCAGGGATAGACGGCTCCAATGTGAGGAAAAAACACCACCTCAAGAATGAGCCTGTAATCTTGTTCGTGGGAAGACTTTCGCCGCACAAAGGCGTCCACTTGCTAATCCAGGCCATGAAAATTGTGAATGAAAACAGGAGCAATGCCAAGCTTATCATTGTGGGAAAGCCGACATTTGAAGGGTATTATGGCAGGCTCAAGGCATTGTCCGGCAGGAACACGATTTTTGCAGGATTCATAGATGACAACGAGCTGCCGCAGTATTATGCATCATGTGATGTATATGCCACTGCCTCGCTTTGGGAAGGCTTTGACATTCCTGTTGCTGAGGCCCAGGCATGCGGCAAGCCGGTTGTGGCATTTGACATTGGCTCACACAGGGAAGTTGTGAAAAATGGAAAGCTTGTCAAGGAAGGGGAAACCAGGAAATTTGCAAAGGCCATCCTGGATCTGATAAAATGA
- a CDS encoding glycosyltransferase, with translation MKPDRHYEIFQDNRLKSCNALPYIKHPSKYVSVIITTFNESGNIRKLISALVKAIPKKYNYEIIVADDNSPDGTGKIVTDFAKKDKRIVCLTRVGYRGVLSAILDAISISRGKYFLTMDADFSHPPETVARIIESIGDYDMVVGSRYTKGGGISAPFLHKLATVSLNTALKWTLSPFIPVNDFTGVFHAIKKDKFAKLKIDRQAKWGEFDIEWIYRAYKAGWKIKEVPFVYKYRTEGETKSGGLFKYGTIYYFRALRARLGK, from the coding sequence ATGAAACCTGACAGGCATTACGAAATTTTTCAGGATAATAGGCTTAAATCCTGCAATGCATTGCCCTACATCAAGCATCCCTCCAAGTATGTTTCTGTAATAATAACCACCTTCAACGAGTCAGGCAACATAAGAAAGCTCATTTCTGCATTGGTCAAGGCCATCCCGAAGAAATACAATTACGAGATCATTGTGGCAGATGACAATTCCCCGGACGGCACAGGCAAAATAGTCACAGATTTTGCAAAAAAAGACAAGCGCATTGTCTGCCTCACCAGGGTCGGCTATCGCGGAGTGCTAAGCGCAATCCTTGACGCAATCAGCATTTCCAGAGGCAAATATTTCCTGACAATGGATGCTGATTTCTCGCATCCGCCTGAGACTGTTGCCAGGATAATTGAAAGCATAGGTGATTATGACATGGTTGTCGGCTCCCGCTACACAAAAGGGGGCGGAATCAGCGCCCCATTCCTGCACAAGCTTGCAACAGTCTCTCTGAACACTGCGCTTAAGTGGACATTGTCGCCGTTTATTCCAGTGAATGATTTCACAGGGGTATTCCATGCCATAAAGAAAGACAAGTTTGCAAAGCTGAAAATCGACAGGCAGGCAAAATGGGGGGAATTTGACATTGAATGGATATACAGGGCCTACAAAGCCGGGTGGAAAATAAAGGAAGTGCCATTTGTCTACAAATACAGGACAGAAGGCGAGACCAAGTCAGGCGGCCTGTTCAAGTACGGCACAATATATTACTTCCGGGCGCTGAGGGCGAGGCTTGGGAAGTAA
- a CDS encoding RDD family protein — MGDDKSGAYAGFGVRFAALIIDLFIIFFILQSPIHRIMIRSSISLLQGSILEIGFLLLVFILYDIYLTYYFGSTIGKKLLGIMVVNKKKVKLSLIDSVARHFSKWISTLTLGIGYLMILWDDKKQALHDRISNTYVIDNPKRRIGNNLRNILVLIIVTFVIIYVYYLITLLAFGFKIALDSQQESLSKVNTLNSIFAKCNSTLPFYSDICYSIYANKVEFKRLDLAVKLDFCHNIHNKNQHLNCISTIAVYERNASLCSNSRSTYLSQICKKSYNATVSLVEKYYPEKEFILNGTLNVTEIKFGLWSGSSCLELQNYEFLQEDLFCFQVNNVTGFVKDEDGLNWYDVAVKQYKNGNLIDDQIEVYGKDGQVDLKNNFLDSAGMHSRLNGTLPGTYSYQVAIYDKIGMRGNYYNKTIEVIDLPIDKLNIQGKLLGLEIGDNCIQKHTDVYTNRDAICYYPLNVSGFNATIDNLYIFTMDILFRNQSGEIFYESKGIYSDEDPRILRNGILNLFPDVGVREDLDFFHLVAMNLL; from the coding sequence ATGGGGGATGATAAATCCGGAGCATATGCGGGGTTCGGAGTAAGATTTGCAGCTTTAATAATAGATCTTTTTATAATTTTTTTCATATTACAATCTCCAATTCACAGAATAATGATCCGTTCATCTATCTCACTATTACAAGGATCGATCCTAGAAATTGGCTTTCTTCTTTTGGTATTCATTCTCTATGATATTTACCTCACATATTATTTCGGAAGTACAATTGGAAAAAAATTACTAGGTATAATGGTTGTAAATAAGAAAAAAGTGAAATTATCTTTAATTGATTCCGTGGCTAGACATTTTTCAAAATGGATATCAACTTTGACTCTTGGAATTGGATATTTGATGATACTCTGGGATGATAAAAAACAAGCTCTTCATGATAGGATTTCAAATACCTATGTTATAGATAATCCAAAAAGAAGAATTGGAAATAATCTTAGGAATATCTTGGTCCTTATTATTGTGACGTTTGTAATTATCTATGTCTACTATTTAATCACGTTATTAGCCTTTGGCTTCAAAATAGCTTTGGATTCTCAACAAGAATCGCTTAGTAAAGTAAATACATTAAATTCTATCTTTGCAAAATGTAATTCTACCCTTCCATTCTATAGCGACATTTGTTATAGTATCTATGCAAATAAAGTGGAGTTTAAAAGACTGGATCTTGCTGTTAAACTGGATTTTTGCCATAATATCCATAATAAAAATCAACATTTGAATTGCATTTCCACAATTGCCGTATATGAAAGAAACGCGAGTTTATGCTCTAATTCAAGATCTACATATCTGAGCCAAATATGTAAAAAATCGTACAACGCTACTGTAAGTTTAGTTGAAAAATACTATCCAGAGAAAGAATTTATTTTAAATGGCACTTTAAATGTCACTGAAATTAAATTCGGATTATGGAGTGGGTCTAGTTGTCTAGAACTTCAAAATTATGAATTTTTACAGGAGGATTTATTTTGCTTTCAAGTTAATAATGTTACAGGTTTTGTGAAAGATGAAGATGGTCTCAATTGGTATGATGTTGCTGTTAAACAATACAAAAACGGGAATTTAATAGACGACCAAATTGAAGTTTATGGAAAAGATGGCCAAGTGGATTTGAAAAACAATTTCCTAGACTCTGCAGGAATGCACTCTAGACTAAATGGGACTTTACCAGGAACATACTCATATCAAGTGGCTATATATGATAAGATTGGGATGAGAGGAAATTATTATAACAAAACAATAGAAGTAATTGATCTTCCCATAGATAAACTAAATATTCAAGGAAAATTATTGGGGTTAGAAATAGGAGATAATTGTATCCAAAAGCACACAGATGTTTATACAAATCGTGATGCAATTTGCTATTATCCTTTGAATGTCAGTGGATTTAATGCAACTATTGATAATCTTTATATTTTTACAATGGATATACTCTTCAGAAACCAGAGTGGTGAAATATTTTATGAAAGTAAAGGTATATATAGTGATGAGGATCCGAGAATACTAAGAAATGGTATTCTAAACTTGTTCCCAGATGTTGGAGTTAGAGAAGATTTAGATTTTTTTCATCTGGTAGCTATGAATTTACTTTAA
- a CDS encoding DegT/DnrJ/EryC1/StrS family aminotransferase, whose product MEVPSKKLSWSPPRFDKEEKEAAIRVVNSGWVTQGRETKAFEKELSEYFRVRHAVVMNNGTSALIASLIAHGIGPGDEVIVPSYTFIATVNSILAVGAKPVLADSDPETWVTTPELVKEKITGRTKAIMPVDVGGGLIDSDGFEALAQEKNITLIEDAAHLPGAKYKGKIAGSYNHTWTTSFHMAKLALTIEGGAVFTNDDKLAELLSQIRNHGMSAPYDVHKNIHYDYTTFGLNFRITDIQSAIGRVQLSRLEDTVKFRNQAARIYMDGMPQFRFQKTPEYQTRHPYMFFGMLVNPNKRMQLIQEMVRNGVDIRICWRTTHLQPYHSQLFKGISLPNSEMLSDTMLCPPLGNDMTLDDTRHVVEVVNKIWGKIK is encoded by the coding sequence ATGGAAGTGCCAAGCAAAAAACTGTCATGGTCGCCGCCAAGGTTTGACAAAGAGGAAAAGGAAGCTGCCATAAGGGTGGTGAACTCAGGATGGGTAACCCAGGGAAGGGAGACCAAAGCATTTGAGAAGGAATTGTCGGAATACTTCAGGGTCAGGCACGCGGTTGTCATGAACAATGGCACATCTGCCCTCATAGCGTCGCTTATTGCGCACGGCATTGGCCCGGGTGATGAAGTTATTGTCCCAAGCTATACGTTTATTGCAACAGTAAATTCAATTCTCGCAGTAGGCGCCAAGCCTGTTCTTGCAGACTCTGACCCGGAAACATGGGTCACGACCCCTGAGCTGGTGAAGGAAAAAATAACAGGCAGGACAAAGGCCATAATGCCTGTTGACGTAGGCGGCGGATTAATTGATTCCGACGGATTTGAAGCTTTGGCCCAGGAGAAAAATATAACGCTGATTGAAGACGCAGCGCATTTGCCCGGCGCAAAATACAAGGGAAAAATTGCCGGCAGCTACAATCACACATGGACAACAAGCTTTCATATGGCAAAGCTTGCGCTGACAATCGAGGGCGGGGCAGTTTTTACCAATGACGACAAGCTTGCGGAACTCCTATCACAGATAAGGAACCATGGCATGTCTGCGCCTTATGATGTCCACAAGAACATCCATTATGATTATACAACCTTTGGGCTCAATTTCAGGATAACTGACATCCAGTCAGCAATAGGCAGGGTGCAGCTGTCCAGGCTCGAAGACACAGTGAAATTCAGGAACCAGGCAGCAAGAATTTACATGGATGGCATGCCGCAGTTCAGGTTCCAGAAAACGCCGGAATACCAGACAAGGCACCCCTACATGTTTTTCGGCATGCTTGTCAACCCAAACAAAAGGATGCAGCTCATTCAGGAAATGGTCAGGAACGGAGTTGACATCAGGATTTGCTGGCGAACAACCCATCTGCAGCCTTATCACAGCCAGCTTTTCAAGGGCATTAGCCTTCCAAACTCTGAAATGCTTTCTGACACCATGCTTTGCCCCCCTTTGGGGAATGACATGACCCTGGATGACACAAGGCACGTTGTCGAGGTTGTGAATAAGATTTGGGGGAAAATCAAGTGA
- a CDS encoding glycosyltransferase family 9 protein: protein MKSASSGVDGEHSGQNNPGITINSSDGNGNLKGLFVNRDCRHFQDYKPCQPHKKFGVLCHGCPYYEPIKKRLLIVNLEAMGDVLRTTSILLPLREKYPGCHITWITTPKCVDILKNNPYVDRILMIGYETSMSMMIEEFDVAINVEKAHEACALFTMVKAKKKFGFELGKDGSIVPLSNGAKYFLDIGISDKHKRASRKTQQEIVFDIAGLEYTGQKSILMLEDSAKSFAGEFFKNNGLKKGDFIVGFNTGCSNRLFLDRKWSIDGFVELAKLLYSLYDAKILLLGGPNEIERNQEIINKSSVPIINTGNNNTIPQFAAIISKCSLLVTGDTLAVHMAAALDVAAVCMFGPTMPHEIELYGKGARILTDMSCAGCFKIKCEFHKTCMDRLQASTVFDAVEKVAMKHNLLPGRNMRLNAMAGSAKSDVNAD from the coding sequence GTGAAAAGCGCTTCATCTGGTGTGGATGGTGAACATTCAGGCCAAAATAATCCAGGCATCACAATTAATTCATCGGATGGCAATGGAAATCTGAAAGGCCTGTTTGTCAACAGGGACTGCCGCCATTTCCAGGATTACAAGCCGTGCCAGCCACACAAAAAATTCGGCGTGCTCTGCCATGGCTGCCCTTACTATGAACCAATCAAGAAAAGGCTGCTTATTGTGAATCTTGAGGCCATGGGCGATGTTCTCAGGACAACATCCATCCTCCTTCCGTTAAGGGAAAAATATCCCGGATGCCATATAACCTGGATAACAACCCCGAAATGCGTGGACATCCTCAAGAATAATCCATATGTTGACAGGATACTGATGATTGGCTATGAAACATCCATGAGCATGATGATAGAGGAATTTGATGTGGCGATCAATGTTGAAAAGGCACATGAGGCATGCGCGCTCTTTACAATGGTCAAGGCCAAGAAAAAATTCGGGTTTGAGCTTGGCAAGGATGGAAGCATAGTCCCTTTAAGCAATGGTGCAAAGTATTTCCTTGACATAGGAATATCCGACAAGCACAAGCGCGCAAGCCGGAAGACGCAGCAGGAAATAGTCTTTGACATTGCAGGGCTGGAATACACGGGCCAGAAGTCCATATTAATGCTTGAGGACTCTGCAAAATCATTTGCTGGCGAATTCTTCAAGAACAATGGCCTGAAGAAGGGAGACTTCATCGTCGGCTTCAACACTGGCTGCAGCAACCGGCTTTTTTTGGACAGGAAATGGAGCATTGATGGCTTTGTTGAGCTTGCCAAGCTTCTCTATAGCCTGTACGATGCCAAGATCCTGCTTCTCGGGGGGCCAAATGAAATTGAGCGCAACCAGGAGATAATCAACAAATCATCTGTGCCGATAATTAATACAGGGAACAATAATACGATTCCACAGTTTGCCGCAATCATAAGCAAGTGCAGCCTGCTTGTCACAGGAGATACGCTTGCTGTGCACATGGCAGCAGCATTGGATGTTGCAGCTGTCTGCATGTTCGGCCCGACCATGCCCCATGAAATTGAGCTTTACGGCAAGGGCGCCAGGATACTGACGGACATGTCGTGCGCCGGCTGCTTCAAAATCAAGTGCGAGTTCCATAAAACCTGCATGGACAGGCTGCAGGCATCGACTGTATTTGATGCTGTTGAAAAGGTGGCAATGAAGCACAATCTGCTTCCCGGCAGGAATATGCGCTTGAATGCCATGGCAGGGAGCGCCAAATCAGATGTCAATGCTGATTAG
- a CDS encoding SDR family oxidoreductase, with protein MADKKNLKENKKADSGKSANVLITGGFGYLGSIITEYLISKGYRVTVLDNLYYKQKPMLHLCHSPNFDFIIGDVRNEKLMAEILPKFDYIIPLAAMVGAPVCNKSPEDAKSINYGAIRMLLKLRARHQRIIFPTTNSGYGTKSGETFCTEETPLEPISLYGQTKVDAEKILLEAGNAITLRLATVFGVSPRMRTDLLVNDFVYKAVRDGYIVIFEKHFKRNYIHIRDVARCFEHCMLNFEKMKDNAYNVGLQEANLSKEELALKIKGHMPKFFIHFSEIGQDPDKRNYIVSNDKIMGTGFKCIYDLDFGIKELIKAYKLLGDTGHSNV; from the coding sequence ATGGCAGACAAAAAAAATTTGAAGGAAAATAAGAAAGCAGATTCCGGCAAATCTGCTAATGTGCTGATTACAGGCGGCTTTGGCTACCTTGGCTCAATAATCACTGAATACCTAATCTCAAAAGGATACAGGGTAACAGTGCTTGACAATCTATATTACAAGCAAAAGCCCATGCTTCACCTGTGCCACAGCCCGAATTTTGATTTTATAATTGGGGATGTGCGAAACGAAAAGCTCATGGCTGAAATACTGCCAAAATTTGACTACATCATCCCGCTGGCAGCCATGGTGGGCGCGCCAGTGTGCAATAAAAGCCCGGAGGACGCCAAGTCCATCAATTATGGCGCAATCAGGATGCTGTTGAAGCTGAGGGCCAGGCACCAGCGCATCATATTCCCAACAACAAATTCAGGCTATGGGACCAAGAGCGGGGAAACATTCTGCACAGAGGAAACGCCCCTGGAGCCAATCTCCCTTTATGGCCAGACCAAAGTCGATGCAGAAAAGATATTGCTTGAGGCTGGCAATGCAATAACATTGCGGCTTGCCACTGTCTTCGGGGTTTCCCCGAGGATGCGGACAGACCTGCTCGTGAACGACTTTGTCTACAAGGCTGTCCGCGACGGCTATATTGTAATTTTTGAAAAGCATTTCAAGCGAAATTATATACACATCCGGGACGTGGCCAGGTGCTTTGAGCATTGCATGCTGAATTTTGAAAAAATGAAAGACAATGCTTACAATGTCGGCCTTCAGGAGGCAAATCTTTCCAAGGAAGAGCTTGCCCTCAAAATCAAGGGCCACATGCCGAAATTTTTTATCCATTTTTCCGAGATTGGCCAGGACCCTGACAAGAGGAATTATATAGTCTCCAATGACAAAATAATGGGAACAGGGTTCAAGTGCATTTATGACCTTGATTTTGGAATAAAAGAATTAATAAAGGCTTACAAATTGTTGGGGGATACAGGGCATTCCAATGTCTGA
- a CDS encoding glycosyltransferase family 2 protein: MAGQKKFSILIPVYNEAKTVEKLIGQVMKVKTDGYEKEVIVVDDGSMDNTRKILQKIGKSRKYASLRIYFHPKNKGKGAALRTALSKASGFACIVQDADLEYDPREIIMLLDEMKNRKADAVYGSRFLNRDGLHKGLFYFGNKGLTWLTNIIYGARLTDMETCYKLVKTSLLRKLRLRANKFDFEPEVTGKLLRHGIKIWEIPISYKNRDHDEGKKITIKDGLQAAWCLIKYRFAD; the protein is encoded by the coding sequence ATGGCAGGGCAAAAAAAATTTTCAATATTGATTCCGGTGTATAACGAAGCCAAGACAGTTGAAAAGCTCATTGGCCAGGTTATGAAAGTCAAGACTGACGGATATGAGAAAGAAGTAATTGTTGTAGATGACGGCTCAATGGATAACACGAGAAAAATCCTGCAGAAAATCGGCAAAAGCAGGAAGTATGCCAGTCTCAGGATTTATTTCCACCCGAAAAATAAGGGCAAGGGCGCGGCGCTGAGGACTGCGCTGTCAAAAGCATCAGGATTTGCCTGCATTGTCCAGGATGCTGACCTTGAATATGACCCAAGGGAAATAATAATGCTTCTGGATGAAATGAAAAACAGGAAAGCTGATGCTGTGTACGGCTCAAGGTTCCTGAACAGGGATGGATTGCATAAAGGCCTGTTTTATTTTGGGAACAAAGGGCTGACATGGCTGACCAATATTATATACGGAGCAAGGCTCACTGACATGGAGACATGCTACAAGCTTGTGAAAACCAGCCTGCTGAGAAAGCTAAGGCTTCGAGCAAATAAATTTGACTTTGAGCCCGAGGTCACTGGCAAGCTCCTGCGGCATGGTATCAAAATTTGGGAAATACCGATTAGCTACAAAAACCGGGACCATGATGAAGGCAAGAAAATCACGATTAAAGATGGCTTACAGGCTGCGTGGTGCCTGATAAAATACAGGTTTGCGGATTAA
- a CDS encoding UDP-N-acetylglucosamine 2-epimerase: MASLDTVNQSDFIPKLDSIRVDYAKIKSAAEKARKDRKWLLAFVVGTKPCFYKFYGAIQAAESNGYPYIVINANQHYDSSLTQGIKEFGLDGKISVDLHIGGDLGRKTGELYFKCIWLARKLRQLYPDVETVPVVLGDTILAGVIPSAWLFAVGNKGINLEAGLRSMSPAGMRQLGKTSPQDFVMQQREAEWEVLRNEPFPEQWDTFVSSAACQFQFAPLDLNRQHLLREGYKDEDIFVHGNPVVDAIQLKLGKKPEQSVFEIYPQLEKGEWIRVDIHRRENLTARRLKSIVGAVRQLVKEGRKVVFIQMGATREAFANYGMQDAFSDIMKKDNFLFTDLWPMFEHVVEFYSSEHNLAALTDSGGVQEDMNMMKKLCMTCRFSTDRPETVRQSGGNFLAPPYSAEFMAEAVKAILENDDFRKKARGQKPLYGKDFGTKFIGTMNKIGIGANKPFKWSHETLGLWKDEAGSLKYL; the protein is encoded by the coding sequence ATGGCATCATTGGACACTGTCAATCAATCTGATTTTATCCCGAAGCTGGACAGTATCAGGGTTGATTATGCAAAAATAAAATCAGCTGCTGAGAAGGCCAGGAAAGATAGAAAATGGCTGCTTGCATTTGTGGTTGGCACAAAGCCATGCTTTTACAAATTCTATGGGGCAATACAGGCTGCTGAAAGCAATGGCTACCCATACATTGTCATAAATGCAAACCAGCACTATGACAGCAGCCTGACCCAGGGAATAAAAGAATTCGGGCTGGACGGGAAAATAAGCGTGGACCTTCACATTGGCGGCGACCTCGGCAGGAAGACAGGGGAACTGTATTTCAAATGCATATGGCTTGCGAGGAAGCTCAGGCAGCTTTATCCTGATGTTGAGACTGTACCTGTTGTCTTGGGTGATACCATCCTTGCAGGAGTAATACCCTCGGCATGGCTTTTTGCAGTTGGAAACAAAGGCATCAACCTTGAGGCCGGCTTGAGATCCATGTCGCCAGCAGGCATGAGGCAGCTCGGAAAAACAAGCCCGCAGGATTTTGTGATGCAGCAAAGAGAAGCAGAATGGGAAGTGCTGCGCAATGAGCCGTTCCCTGAGCAATGGGACACATTTGTAAGCTCAGCAGCCTGCCAATTCCAGTTCGCGCCCCTTGACCTCAACAGGCAGCACCTGTTACGGGAAGGCTACAAGGATGAGGACATATTTGTGCACGGGAACCCTGTTGTGGATGCAATTCAGCTCAAGCTTGGCAAAAAGCCTGAGCAAAGCGTGTTTGAGATTTACCCGCAGCTTGAAAAAGGCGAATGGATAAGGGTTGACATCCACAGGCGGGAAAACCTGACTGCGCGCAGGCTAAAAAGCATAGTTGGAGCAGTCAGGCAATTGGTGAAGGAAGGAAGGAAAGTTGTTTTTATACAGATGGGCGCGACAAGGGAGGCATTTGCAAATTATGGCATGCAGGATGCATTCAGCGACATAATGAAGAAAGACAATTTCCTGTTCACTGACTTATGGCCAATGTTCGAGCACGTTGTGGAATTTTACAGTTCTGAGCACAACCTTGCCGCCCTTACGGACAGCGGAGGCGTGCAGGAAGACATGAACATGATGAAGAAATTGTGCATGACCTGCAGGTTCAGCACGGACAGGCCCGAGACTGTCAGGCAGTCTGGCGGAAATTTCCTGGCGCCGCCCTATTCAGCTGAATTCATGGCAGAAGCTGTGAAAGCCATTCTGGAAAATGATGATTTCAGGAAAAAAGCCCGGGGCCAAAAGCCCCTTTATGGCAAGGACTTTGGCACAAAATTCATAGGCACAATGAACAAGATAGGCATTGGCGCGAACAAGCCGTTCAAATGGTCGCATGAAACCCTTGGATTGTGGAAAGATGAAGCAGGAAGCCTCAAGTATCTTTAG